From a single Ensifer adhaerens genomic region:
- a CDS encoding sorbitol/mannitol transport system substrate-binding protein, which yields MRFQAWLLGAVSALAMAGVANAETTLTIATVNNGDMVRMQKLTDDFTKANPDIKLNWVTLEENVLRQKVTTDIATKGGQYDVLTIGTYEVPIWAKNGWLVALDKLGPDYDVDDLLPAIRNGISADGKLYAAPFYGESSFVMYRKDLMEKAGLKMPDAPTWDFIADAARKMTDRKDGINGICLRGKAGWGENMAFLTAMSNSFGARWFDEKWHPQFDQPEWKKTLDFYVKLMKDAGPEGASSNGFNENLALFQQGKCGMWIDATVAASFVSDPKNSKVADKVGYALAPDNGLGKRANWLWAWNLAIPAGSKKVDAAEKFVSWATSKHYTELVASKEGWANVPPGTRKSLYANADYQKAAPFAKMTLDSINAADPTHPTVKPVPYVGVQFVAIPEFQGIGTAVGQQFSAALAGKETVDAALKAAQSYTEREMKKAGYPK from the coding sequence ATGAGATTTCAAGCATGGCTGCTGGGCGCCGTATCCGCGCTCGCAATGGCCGGTGTCGCCAACGCCGAAACGACCCTGACGATCGCCACCGTGAACAATGGCGACATGGTCCGCATGCAGAAGCTGACCGACGACTTCACCAAGGCCAATCCGGACATCAAGCTGAACTGGGTGACGCTCGAAGAAAACGTGCTGCGCCAGAAGGTGACGACCGATATCGCCACCAAGGGCGGCCAGTATGACGTCCTGACCATCGGCACCTATGAAGTTCCGATCTGGGCGAAGAACGGCTGGCTCGTCGCCCTCGACAAGCTCGGCCCCGACTATGACGTAGACGACCTTCTGCCGGCGATCCGCAATGGGATCAGCGCCGACGGCAAGCTCTATGCGGCGCCCTTCTACGGCGAAAGCTCTTTCGTGATGTACCGCAAGGACCTGATGGAGAAGGCCGGGCTGAAAATGCCTGATGCGCCGACCTGGGACTTCATTGCGGATGCTGCGCGCAAGATGACCGACCGCAAGGACGGCATCAACGGCATCTGCCTGCGCGGCAAGGCAGGCTGGGGCGAGAACATGGCCTTCCTGACCGCCATGTCCAATTCCTTCGGCGCGCGCTGGTTCGACGAAAAGTGGCATCCGCAATTCGACCAGCCGGAATGGAAGAAGACGCTGGACTTCTATGTCAAGCTGATGAAGGACGCCGGTCCCGAGGGCGCATCCTCCAATGGCTTCAATGAAAATCTGGCGCTCTTCCAGCAGGGCAAGTGCGGCATGTGGATCGACGCGACGGTCGCTGCCTCCTTCGTCTCCGATCCGAAGAACTCGAAGGTTGCCGACAAGGTCGGCTATGCGCTCGCCCCTGACAACGGTCTCGGCAAGCGCGCCAACTGGCTCTGGGCCTGGAACCTCGCGATCCCCGCCGGCTCCAAGAAGGTCGATGCGGCTGAGAAGTTCGTGTCCTGGGCAACCAGCAAGCATTACACGGAACTGGTCGCTTCCAAGGAAGGCTGGGCAAACGTGCCTCCGGGCACGCGCAAGTCGCTCTATGCCAATGCCGACTACCAGAAGGCAGCGCCCTTCGCCAAGATGACGCTGGACTCGATCAACGCCGCTGACCCGACCCATCCGACGGTCAAGCCGGTGCCTTATGTGGGCGTGCAGTTTGTCGCCATCCCTGAATTCCAGGGCATCGGCACGGCGGTCGGACAGCAGTTCTCGGCAGCCCTTGCCGGCAAGGAAACCGTTGATGCGGCGCTCAAGGCGGCTCAGTCCTACACCGAGCGCGAAATGAAGAAGGCCGGCTATCCGAAGTAA
- a CDS encoding hypothetical protein (manually curated): protein MILVDTSIWIDHFRERNLELERIIEDGQLLCHESVIGELALGSLRDRARVIALLSRQRQAPVATHYEIMTMIEVHSLFSMGIGYTDAQLLASVLLDERARLWTNDKRLRAAVQKAGASPYVPVSLLN from the coding sequence GTGATTCTGGTCGATACCTCGATCTGGATCGATCATTTCCGTGAGCGAAATCTGGAGCTCGAACGGATTATAGAAGACGGCCAACTACTTTGCCACGAATCCGTCATAGGCGAGCTTGCGCTCGGCAGTCTCCGCGACCGAGCGCGGGTGATCGCGTTGCTCTCGCGGCAGCGCCAAGCCCCTGTTGCCACTCATTATGAGATCATGACTATGATCGAAGTTCATAGTCTTTTCAGCATGGGAATTGGTTACACCGATGCACAATTGCTGGCATCTGTTCTTCTCGACGAGCGAGCCCGCTTGTGGACCAATGACAAGCGTTTACGGGCTGCGGTACAAAAAGCCGGGGCTTCCCCTTACGTACCAGTCAGCCTCTTGAACTGA
- a CDS encoding DNA-binding transcriptional regulator LsrR, DeoR family, translated as MARRAESNSRLDDAARAGWLYYVAGRTQDEIAVIMGISRQSAQRLISLSVAEKLIKVRLDHPIAACMEMAEALKSRFGLKRVEIVPTDPGADGLPVGVAEAGAAELERWLKQPDPQIIAMGTGRTLRAVVDQLPPMDCPQHKIVSLTGNISPDGSAAYFNVIFSMADAVKAPHFPMPLPVIVSSREERDLMHRQPLMETAIDLARKSNVTFIGIGEMALKAPLVLDGFLRPDEMEDILKVGAAGEICGWIFGADGKLLDHPVNQRVASLPIPSRETSTVIGLARGVRKHAAIKAAVKGGHINGLITDEEAARMLLQG; from the coding sequence ATGGCGAGACGAGCTGAGAGCAATTCGAGACTGGATGACGCGGCGCGAGCCGGCTGGCTCTACTATGTCGCGGGCCGGACACAGGACGAAATCGCGGTCATCATGGGCATTTCGCGACAGAGCGCCCAGCGGCTGATTTCCCTGTCGGTTGCCGAAAAGCTGATCAAGGTCCGCCTCGACCATCCGATTGCGGCCTGCATGGAAATGGCAGAGGCGCTGAAGTCCCGGTTTGGCCTGAAGAGGGTGGAGATCGTGCCGACGGATCCGGGCGCGGATGGGCTTCCGGTGGGTGTCGCGGAGGCGGGCGCGGCGGAACTCGAGCGTTGGCTGAAGCAACCGGACCCGCAGATCATCGCCATGGGCACCGGGCGAACCCTGCGCGCCGTCGTCGACCAGCTGCCGCCGATGGATTGTCCGCAGCACAAGATCGTCTCGCTGACCGGCAATATCAGCCCGGACGGATCGGCGGCCTATTTCAACGTCATCTTCTCGATGGCGGATGCGGTGAAGGCGCCGCATTTCCCGATGCCGCTGCCGGTCATCGTGTCGTCGCGTGAGGAACGAGACCTCATGCATCGCCAGCCACTGATGGAAACGGCCATCGACCTTGCCCGTAAGTCGAACGTTACCTTTATCGGTATCGGCGAAATGGCGCTGAAGGCCCCGCTCGTGCTGGACGGTTTCCTGAGGCCCGACGAAATGGAGGATATCCTCAAGGTGGGTGCGGCCGGCGAGATCTGCGGCTGGATTTTCGGAGCGGACGGCAAACTGCTCGACCATCCCGTCAACCAGCGGGTGGCCAGCCTGCCGATCCCGAGCCGGGAGACCTCCACGGTCATTGGTCTGGCGCGGGGCGTACGCAAGCATGCGGCGATCAAGGCCGCGGTGAAGGGGGGTCATATCAACGGGCTGATCACGGATGAAGAGGCGGCGAGGATGCTGCTTCAGGGGTGA
- a CDS encoding antitoxin of type II TA system, VapB — protein MRSTINIDDALLEEARALTGTKETTALVRQALEALIRVETGKRLIALGGTMADAEAAPRRRTASAS, from the coding sequence ATGCGTTCTACCATCAACATTGATGATGCCTTGTTGGAAGAAGCCCGCGCTTTGACCGGAACGAAAGAAACGACTGCCTTGGTTCGGCAGGCGCTCGAAGCACTTATCCGTGTTGAAACCGGGAAACGACTGATCGCGCTTGGCGGAACCATGGCTGACGCCGAAGCCGCGCCACGCCGTCGGACGGCGAGCGCATCGTGA